Genomic window (Acidobacteriota bacterium):
AATAACTTGAGGAGTTCCCTGTTTACCCTGACCGGCTTTCCCGAAAGATCACGGATGATCCTCTTTCGCCCTTCTGAAATAACCCTGATCCCCCTGTTCCTCCTCCCCTGGATCACCCTTCCGTCCAAGCCAGATAATCCTACCGCGTTTATCCCATAGCGATGGCAGAGCTCCACTATCCTCTTGTTCCTCAAGCCGGCATAAGCCATCATTAGAAGGTCTATCGCCTTCTCATCGGAAAGCACGCTGGAATAACCGGATATCGAGGTGATCACCTTCTTCGGAGTGCCAAGCCTTTCTCCAAGCCCGTCCCGGAGGGCATTTGCCCCGGAAACGATTATGAACTCATCTCGAAGCTCAGCAAGATCGCTTACGATCCCCTCGAGGTTTATATCCTTTCCACCGCCTATCTTTACGATAATCATCCGAATACCCTCACCGTGCCATTCTCTATCTTCTCCCACCCTTTATCGTTAAGGTATGGTTCGGAGCATATGATAAGCTCGCCTTCCTCTTCCTTAAGGTGCATAGTGAAATACTCGGGGTCATCCTGAAAGAAGGAGTGGAGGTAGATCCTCTTTCTATCTGAGATTATGATGTTCATCGCCCTTACAAATCGAGACCTCCTTCTTATGACCTCGCCCGCCCTTCTCATCGCCTCCGCCAAGTCCCCTTTGTTGAGCCTCCTTATATAGTTGAACAGCTTCTCCGCCCCGATCCTCCCTTCCTCCTTTATCCTTACCCCGTGAAGCTCACCGTTGAAGATAAAGGTAAAGCCATCAGCGGAAAAGGGCATATTATTCTCCACCCTTATCCCTTCATCTCTGAAGGCGCTCCTCGCATGGGCTAAGAGGAGGGTGGTTTTGGGAAATATGGTGAGGTCGTCCTCCCATATCGGCTTTATGTTCTTGTAGATCATCCACTCCCCGTCCTTTAGATAGGCACATCCCCAGCCATGCCCCTGAAAGACCTTGCTTTCTCTCGCTACCTGTGCGAGGTTCATAAGATGGTGGGTGGGGTCTATTAGCCTTTCTGATCTTACCGCGAGCAGTCGACACATCGCTCTATACGGGATGGAGTCCAGGAAATTCAAGCCCCGCCTTTTCATCAAAGCCAAACATTATGTTCGCTGACTGAACCGCCTGACCCGCTGCTCCCTTCATCAGGTTGTCGAGCGCGCTTATCACCACCAACCGGTTCGATCTCCCGTCCCGAACAAAGCCGATATCGCAGTAATTGCTTCCGTAGAGTATCTTCGGATCAGGATAGTGGTGAATCCCGCTTCTCTCCCTTACTATCCTTATGAAAGGCTCATTTCCGTAGTAGCTCCGGAAGAGCTTCAAAATCGCCCTCTCATCGAGATCATCCTCAAGGAAAATATGGGCGGTAGCCTGAACCCCTCGCACCATCTCCACGCTGGTAGCGGAAAAGTGAAGTTCAATCTTCTTCCCGAAGCCAAGCTCCTGAACCATCTCCGCTATATGGCGATGGGCGGTGGGCTTGTAGGCTCTCACCGAACTGCTTCGTTCCGGATGATGCGACGCAGGGCTACCCCTCCTTCCCCCTTCGCTCGAGCCGACCTTCACCTCGATCACCGTCCGCTCGCAATCGACCAACCCCTCGCGGAACAGGGGGTAAAGAGCAAGGATAACCGCGGTGGCGTTGCATCCTGCACTTGAGATGAGGGAGGCGTTTCTCATCTCCTCCCGATGGAGCTCGGGAATGCCGTAGGTGAACTGGGAAAGCAGTTCAGGATGGGGGTGAATCATCCCATACCACCTTTCGTAATCCACTGGGTCCTTAAGTCGGAAATCAGCACTTAGGTCTATTATCCTTGGGGCTATCTCCCGAAAGCGATCGATCCTCCTCATCGCCTCCCCATGGGGAAGGGCGAGGAAGAGGAGATCGCATTCCTCAAGCTCGCTCAGCCAGCTGAACCTGAGATCGGTAAACCTCCTCAGATGGGGATGAGCCCGAAAAACGGGCTTTCCCGCCAAGCTCTCCGAGACAACCTGCTTGATGGAGAAATGGGGGTGTAAAAGGATAAGGCGGAGCAACTCCCCAGCCACATATCCCGATCCCCCAACGATGGACACCTTAGGGCTATGCATCGTACCCTCCTTCTCCAACCTTAAGCACATAATCGACGATATGCTTTGGAATATCTACCCCAGTGGGGGCGATGCTGTTCTTGAACTCCATAGTGTAGTTCACCTCGTTGACCAGAATGCCATCATCCGTTTCGAAGATATCGATAGCCACGATCCCACCACCGACCGCCCTTGCTGCCTTTAAGGAGATCTCCCTTACCTCGTCGGTCACCGGACAGTTATAAGCCTTCCCTCCCCTTGCGGTGTTGGTTATCCAGTGGTCCGACACCCGGTAGATGGCAGCGATGCACTCATCACCGACCACAAAGCTCCTTATATCCCTTCCTCGCTTCTCGATGTACTTCTGGATGTAGAAGATGGAGTGATGATAGGTACCAAGGATGGTCTTATGTTCGAGGATCGCCTCAGCAGCATTTCGGTCGTTCACCTTGGAAAGAAGCCTCCCCCAGGAACCGACCGCTGGCTTAAGCACCACCGGGTAGCCCATCTCCTCAATAGCCTGCAAGGCAGACTCGATGGTGAAAGCCACCCTTACCTCGGGCTGGGGCACCTTATGCTCCTTCAGGGCAACGGAGGTGAGGAGCTTATTCCCGCATACCAAAGCAACCCCTGAATTGTTGACACACCTTATCCCCGCACTTTCGAAGATCCTTATCGCATGGAGCGCTCGTGAGTGGTTGATACATCTCTCGATGACCACATCGAGGTTGAACCTATCCCTTCCTAAGTTGAAGGTGAGTTCCCGGTCGTCGATCATCACCACCTCAACTCCCTTTCGCGAGCTGAACTCCTTAAGCAACAGCTTCTCATCTTTCCTGATTAGGGAATGGAGAAACCCGACCCTCATACCCCTACCTCCTCTTCCTGATGTTCCTTGAGATACCTCACGATGTACCTTAGCTCCTCGAGATCAACGGTCCTCCCGCTTTGGCCCACCTCCTTCACTTTCTTAAGAACCTTTAAGGCGAGGTCCTCATCCACATCCGCCTCTCCGATCTGCTCGAGGGAATAGACCACCGAGGAGAGGCCGGACATATGATCGAGGGCTATCCTCGGCTCCCTTCCCACTACAGCTGGGTCTAAGCTCTGGTAATGAAGGGGGTTCCTTATCGCTGCCTGGGTGTGCACCCCGGCACAATGGGTAAAGGCGTTCCTTCCCGTTATCGGCAGGTTCACCGGGATCTCGACTCCGGAATACCTGCTCACCATTCGATATAGCTCCGGTATCTTTTTGAGGTTCAGCTCCTTCTCCTCGCCGAAATCCTGAGTGAGAACCACGAGCAGACTGGCTAAATCGACGATCCCCGCCCTTTCCCCTAAACCCAGAACCGATGCGTCGATGATCTCCGCTCCTGCCCGGTAGCCGTCAAGGGCATTAGCGAGAGCCAATCCCCGGTCGTTGTGGCAGTGGACCGCTATCTTCGGGGAAACCCCATTCTTATCCAGTTCATCCCTCAACTTCTTTATGTAGTCGTACATATTGTTCTTGCTTCCGGGGATTATATAGCCGGTGGTATCGGCGATGCTTATAACATCCGCCCCTGCCCTTGCTGCTTCTGCTGCTGCGGTGATGACATTCTCAAACGGGGAACGAACTGCATCCTCCGGGGTGTACCTTACGGTGAGGTCCGGCTTCTTCTCCTTGGCATAGGAGATCACGGTAGTTATCTGATCGATAGCCTCCTTCAGGCTCTTTGCGTGATGGTTCAACCTCATATCTGAAACACAGTAAAACACTCCGAGAAATCCCACTCCACATTCGAGCGCCAGATCGACATCCCTCTTAAGCGATCGGGAGTGAGCTCCGACCTTAGCCCGAAACCCCCTTCTCGCTATCTCCCTTACCGCATGGTGTATCTCCTCTGTTACCGCGGGATGGCCCGCCTCAATGATATCGACGCCCACCTCGTCGAGAAGCTCAGCTATCGCCACCTTGATGTGAACATCGAAATATACGCCCGGAGTCTGCTCCCCCTCCCTAAGCGTGGTATCAAGGATCTTGACCATAGTTCACTCTCCCCAATCTTCCTCTTCCTGAGGAGCTTCAGCAAGAAACAACGGGTTGATGCTTTTCACCTCGAGCTCGGTGCCGCAATCGGGGCATTCGATAAGCTCACCCACCATAAGATCATCGGAAAGACTAAGGTTGGCTCCGCAGATAGGACATTCAGTCATTTCTGCACCTCCTTAAATTTGGACATAAATTACCCCCTGCCCTATAATCAGGGCAAAACTAAAGCGGTCTAAAGCTTTAAAAAAACAGAGAAACAGAAATTAAAGCTTAGACCGCTATTTAGACAGAATCACTTTCGTTTTATGGGGGAATATGTAAGGATGTGATATCCTCGCGACCTCATAACAGAGGTGATTATACCCAGCTTTCTCGGTTTGTCAAGTATTTTTTCATCACCGGTGAGGATACGAAATATCGCTCTCCTTTTAACCTATTGCTTCAGGGTTGAATGAAAGGTCAGATTCAAGCTTTTTTCTTTACCGGTTGCCGTAAGATGGTCCTCCACTTCTCCTCGGGCACCTCCCTGAGTCCCGAACTGACCAGATAAATCTCGTGGTGAAGCCCATTAGGAACAAGACCTTCATCTTCCATCAATTTATACATCTTTGCCAATGACTCTGGCTTAGTGGAATAAGGTCCCCGGTGCAGGATCTGAACGCATTTCCCTTCCTTCATCCTTTCAAACTTAACCTCAGCAACCAGCTCCATCTTCTTCTTTTTTATAACCTCTTTCTTTACCTCCTCCACTATCTCCGGGCTGACAAATCCGGGCTGGCGAATGAGCAGTTTCCATCGCCATTCCTCCCGGGGCACTTCGGAATACGGTTTATCAGAATCTACCCACCATAAACCTTCGAGCTTCGCCACCTCAATATCCACGATCTCAGGAGTGGTCTTCGCTGCATAATAGGACTCATATTCCTTTGTTAAATCAAGCTTTGCCTGTGGCATCCGTCAATCCCTCCTTTAAGATTGGTAAAATCCTCAAATATTACCTCCCTCCATTTTACTTTTGCCCTTCTTGCTGACATTATCTGTCAGGCTTCGATATTTGATGACGAAAAAAGCGGAAATCAGGTTCGGGGAAAGACACAGAAACACCCCTTCGAGCTTAAAATAGCTCTCAACTCGCTTTTTAAGCCCTACACTTCAAAGATAGTGGAGTTAAATCCTCCTCTATTCGTTTTCGATCTTCTTTATCTTCTTGAGCATCTCCCAGGCGGGCTCAAGGTTCGGGTCGAGCTTAAGCGCCTTCTCATAGAACTTCTTCGCTTTAGCAAGGTAGCTCCGAGCCAATTGCTGATAGAGCACCGCCTCATCAGGGTAAAGCTTTATCGCCACTCGAATGAGGGCGATCGCCTGATCGAGCCTGCCGAACGAGGCGAAGTCATCAGCATAGCGGATGAGCCTCTTCGGGCTGATATAATCCTTATCCTCGATCCCAAGCTCTCTCGCCCGCTCGTAAAGTCTCTTCGCCTTCTTACTATCACCAAGGGAGATATAGGCGTTCCCCTTGATCACATAGGGAGCGGCGGACCTTGGGTAAAGGGCAATCGCTATATCCGCTACCTTAAGCGCCCTATTCTCTTCTCCGTTTAAGTAGAAATACCTCACCACCCTCGCAAACTGATCGACGAACTTGGGATAGATGGAGGCGTGGGAAAACGCCTGGGTCATCCGCTTTTCAACCTCATCGAAATCGGAGTATGGGGTGATCATCAACCGGCGGATGTAATCGGTGAAGGCTTTCCCCCAATCCTTCTCCCAACAGATGATCCTCCTCTCAAGCTCAGGAGAGAAGCGGAGCTTCGCTGGGTAATTCGGGGAGTTTCTGTACATCCTGATATAGTCGGCGAAGAAGGGAAGCGCTCCCATTTTATGATAACGGTCAAGCCCCTTTTCCCCGAACCTCTTGGCAAGCCTCATCGCCATATAGGAGCCGACCTTAACCAAGGGCTCGCCCGCTACTGGGTGCCTTCCTTCCCCTATCTTCTTCAGCGTCTCCTTGTAGGAGGAGAGGAGAGCCTTTTTATTCAGAAATCGATTGAGATAGGAAAAAGCTTTGGCAAGCTCCTGCTCGTCTTCGGTGAGCGGTTTTCCGTACTTATCGAAGTAGCTCGCCCCGTAGTTGAAGGTATCAAACAGCCCCCGGTAGATGGCACTATCGAACTTATCCCCGGTATAAGCGGGGATGTTCCACTGCTCATCGAACAATAGCTGGAACAGGCGATGGGCATAAGGGTTCAGGTTCGTCCCCTCGAGGTTGCAACCAATGGCGATGGCGAAATCCTCCTTGGGGAAGATCACGAGCAGGGTCCTTGTCTCCGCCTGACTCCCGGAATGGGAGACGACGAAATGGCCGTTCACCGGTCTTACCCTGAGCCCCATTCCATAATCGGTAAGAAGCCCCTTTTTGGTAGCCATCGAGGTGGACATAAGGTCGAAGGTCTTCCTCGAAATCACCTTTCCCGAGGTGATGCCCCGGGCGAATTTCAAAAGATCGAGCACCGTGGACCGGGTACCACCACCGGCAAAACGACTGCTTATATCGATGAACTCGGAGTTTTTGAGCTTCCCCTCTATAAGGCGATATCCCCGGACCCGGTTTTTGATTATCTCGTTCGGATCGTCCATCCTCGTGTCGTTCATCCCGAGCGGAGCCCAGACATTCCTCCGCATATAATCCCCATAATGCCTCCCTGATGCCCCCTCGATCACCGCACCGAGGAGGTTGTAGCCGTAGCTCGAATAGTGAAACTCGGTCCCCGGCTCTGCTACCAGGGGGAAATTGGCGAAGATCCCGATCGCCTCTCTGGTATCCTTGTGCTCCTTGATGTGAAGTTCCCATCTGTTTCGGTAATGGCTGATCCCACCGAGATGGCCAAGGAGCTCCCTCACCGTTATCTTCCATTTCTTCTCCGGGAAGTAGGGGACATACTCCTGAACCGGGGCATCGAGGTCTATCTTCCCCTCCTCTACCAGCTTGAGGATACCCACCGCGGTCATCGGCTTGGTAATCGAAGCCAAGCGGTAAGCGGTTTCCGGCTTTGCCCTCACCCCGTTTTCGAGATCGGAATAGCCGAAGCCCTTGGCGTAGAGGAAATCGCCCTTCTGAAAGGCGATGGAGATACCGGGAATCCTGTCCGCCCTCATCTCTTTGGCGACAAATTCCTCGAACGCCTTTATCTCCGCCCGATATTTCCCCTTCTCCTTGGCGGGGCTGGATGGGCTGAAAAGAAAAAGAACCAAAATTATCCCAATACACCTTTTACCCCATCGTCTCATCGGCTTACTCCTTTCTTCTCAAGGTAACGATATTCCTATCAGGAGAAGGACATCCTCCTCCGTTTGATGATCCCCCATAGCCAGATAAGGATACCGCCGATAAGGGTAATGAGGAAAACGGCGAGCGAGATGTAGAAAGCACGATACTCATATTCCTTAAACGAACCGACCGCAACCTCGAGCCAGAAGAGGACGAAAAGGAGCCAACCGATCCAGAAAAGCCAGGCATACCAAGGTCTTTTACGAATGCGGATGGTTAGGTAGGAATCTTCCTTTTTCATCGTTTACTCCTTGCCCATAGTGGTGTCTATCCCATATTCGGGAAGATCAAGATACCACCATTTTGCCGGGTCTCTCTTCTCTCCATAGCCGAAGGCTCGGTCCATAAAGGTGTAGAAGCGATCGAGGGAGGAGAACTTGGCACTGCTCGCCTTGACTATGGAGTGGATCATCGTCTTATCCTTCTTCGCCCAGGGGCAGACAACGAGACAGATGCTGCAACCGGAGGTGCTCTCCTGCCAATAGGCTAAGCACTCGGGGGCATTCTCGAACCAAGCCTGATGCCCTGGGTTATTCCATTCACCCTGAACCTCGAAATCGGGCTCGTCCTTAAATGAAAGAGCCTTCGAGGGACAGGCTTCGGCACATCTCTTGCACACCTTGCAGAACTCAAGTAAACCGAAGCTTATCGGCTTATCGCAAGCCATCGGAAGATCGGTGATCACCTTAGCTAAGCGAACCGCAGGACCATACTCCGGGGTGATGAGACGGTTGGTCCTTCCGAGCTCGCCCAATCCTGCATCGACCGCGATGGCAACGCTCGATCCGAGATCGTTCACACTGGGGATGGCGACATAACCGAGCCCCCGGATAAACTCCGCTAAAGCACCCACTAAGAATTCGCATCGACTGTAGCCCAAGGAAGATGCAGCACTGCTTATGGCAGTGGGATAGCAGTGCAGGTTATCGAGCGACATCTGGACGCTAAGGGCGATGGCGTACTTGCACTTATCGGGAATGACGATCTTCTTATCATCCTCGTATGGCTCATCGACCTTCTCGAAAACGATCTCCTTGCCCCGCTCTCTGGCGTAGATGTGTCTCCGATCGAGCTTGGTTATCCCTACGGTAGCAGCGCCAAAGAAGCGAGCAGCTGCCTTCACCAACTGGGCTGCCTCCTCAGGAGATCCTTGATACTTCTCCACCCCCCGCTCCTCGGGCCTCCTCGCAAAGAGACGGGTCCAGGAACGAAGCCCCCTGTTTAAGCC
Coding sequences:
- a CDS encoding [LysW]-aminoadipate kinase — encoded protein: MIIVKIGGGKDINLEGIVSDLAELRDEFIIVSGANALRDGLGERLGTPKKVITSISGYSSVLSDEKAIDLLMMAYAGLRNKRIVELCHRYGINAVGLSGLDGRVIQGRRNRGIRVISEGRKRIIRDLSGKPVRVNRELLKLLLAKGYIPVLSVPIIDEDGFAINSENDDIVRVIHEELPAERILQFIEAPGILKDKDDPTSLIPTLTRTELEKWEERAEGRMRRKLYALIRLLETRRTEIIISDGRVEHPVKEALAGRGTLIK
- a CDS encoding class II glutamine amidotransferase produces the protein MKRRGLNFLDSIPYRAMCRLLAVRSERLIDPTHHLMNLAQVARESKVFQGHGWGCAYLKDGEWMIYKNIKPIWEDDLTIFPKTTLLLAHARSAFRDEGIRVENNMPFSADGFTFIFNGELHGVRIKEEGRIGAEKLFNYIRRLNKGDLAEAMRRAGEVIRRRSRFVRAMNIIISDRKRIYLHSFFQDDPEYFTMHLKEEEGELIICSEPYLNDKGWEKIENGTVRVFG
- a CDS encoding N-acetyl-gamma-glutamyl-phosphate reductase, which encodes MHSPKVSIVGGSGYVAGELLRLILLHPHFSIKQVVSESLAGKPVFRAHPHLRRFTDLRFSWLSELEECDLLFLALPHGEAMRRIDRFREIAPRIIDLSADFRLKDPVDYERWYGMIHPHPELLSQFTYGIPELHREEMRNASLISSAGCNATAVILALYPLFREGLVDCERTVIEVKVGSSEGGRRGSPASHHPERSSSVRAYKPTAHRHIAEMVQELGFGKKIELHFSATSVEMVRGVQATAHIFLEDDLDERAILKLFRSYYGNEPFIRIVRERSGIHHYPDPKILYGSNYCDIGFVRDGRSNRLVVISALDNLMKGAAGQAVQSANIMFGFDEKAGLEFPGLHPV
- the lysX gene encoding lysine biosynthesis protein LysX — its product is MRVGFLHSLIRKDEKLLLKEFSSRKGVEVVMIDDRELTFNLGRDRFNLDVVIERCINHSRALHAIRIFESAGIRCVNNSGVALVCGNKLLTSVALKEHKVPQPEVRVAFTIESALQAIEEMGYPVVLKPAVGSWGRLLSKVNDRNAAEAILEHKTILGTYHHSIFYIQKYIEKRGRDIRSFVVGDECIAAIYRVSDHWITNTARGGKAYNCPVTDEVREISLKAARAVGGGIVAIDIFETDDGILVNEVNYTMEFKNSIAPTGVDIPKHIVDYVLKVGEGGYDA
- a CDS encoding 2-isopropylmalate synthase, whose translation is MVKILDTTLREGEQTPGVYFDVHIKVAIAELLDEVGVDIIEAGHPAVTEEIHHAVREIARRGFRAKVGAHSRSLKRDVDLALECGVGFLGVFYCVSDMRLNHHAKSLKEAIDQITTVISYAKEKKPDLTVRYTPEDAVRSPFENVITAAAEAARAGADVISIADTTGYIIPGSKNNMYDYIKKLRDELDKNGVSPKIAVHCHNDRGLALANALDGYRAGAEIIDASVLGLGERAGIVDLASLLVVLTQDFGEEKELNLKKIPELYRMVSRYSGVEIPVNLPITGRNAFTHCAGVHTQAAIRNPLHYQSLDPAVVGREPRIALDHMSGLSSVVYSLEQIGEADVDEDLALKVLKKVKEVGQSGRTVDLEELRYIVRYLKEHQEEEVGV
- the lysW gene encoding lysine biosynthesis protein LysW yields the protein MTECPICGANLSLSDDLMVGELIECPDCGTELEVKSINPLFLAEAPQEEEDWGE
- a CDS encoding GyrI-like domain-containing protein, whose protein sequence is MPQAKLDLTKEYESYYAAKTTPEIVDIEVAKLEGLWWVDSDKPYSEVPREEWRWKLLIRQPGFVSPEIVEEVKKEVIKKKKMELVAEVKFERMKEGKCVQILHRGPYSTKPESLAKMYKLMEDEGLVPNGLHHEIYLVSSGLREVPEEKWRTILRQPVKKKA
- a CDS encoding serine hydrolase, whose product is MRRWGKRCIGIILVLFLFSPSSPAKEKGKYRAEIKAFEEFVAKEMRADRIPGISIAFQKGDFLYAKGFGYSDLENGVRAKPETAYRLASITKPMTAVGILKLVEEGKIDLDAPVQEYVPYFPEKKWKITVRELLGHLGGISHYRNRWELHIKEHKDTREAIGIFANFPLVAEPGTEFHYSSYGYNLLGAVIEGASGRHYGDYMRRNVWAPLGMNDTRMDDPNEIIKNRVRGYRLIEGKLKNSEFIDISSRFAGGGTRSTVLDLLKFARGITSGKVISRKTFDLMSTSMATKKGLLTDYGMGLRVRPVNGHFVVSHSGSQAETRTLLVIFPKEDFAIAIGCNLEGTNLNPYAHRLFQLLFDEQWNIPAYTGDKFDSAIYRGLFDTFNYGASYFDKYGKPLTEDEQELAKAFSYLNRFLNKKALLSSYKETLKKIGEGRHPVAGEPLVKVGSYMAMRLAKRFGEKGLDRYHKMGALPFFADYIRMYRNSPNYPAKLRFSPELERRIICWEKDWGKAFTDYIRRLMITPYSDFDEVEKRMTQAFSHASIYPKFVDQFARVVRYFYLNGEENRALKVADIAIALYPRSAAPYVIKGNAYISLGDSKKAKRLYERARELGIEDKDYISPKRLIRYADDFASFGRLDQAIALIRVAIKLYPDEAVLYQQLARSYLAKAKKFYEKALKLDPNLEPAWEMLKKIKKIENE
- a CDS encoding reductive dehalogenase, producing the protein MSNKIRRRDFLKYSLAGGGAAIAGRLSSPLDLARGGDEKEGFEHPWWVKELDKPVLAIDDTVYKRFDPEKNVFGSFVKYVGIERAMKLRKINRERTAKYFQEKRPGYRLEDRALADAAWVLSNTGGLNRGLRSWTRLFARRPEERGVEKYQGSPEEAAQLVKAAARFFGAATVGITKLDRRHIYARERGKEIVFEKVDEPYEDDKKIVIPDKCKYAIALSVQMSLDNLHCYPTAISSAASSLGYSRCEFLVGALAEFIRGLGYVAIPSVNDLGSSVAIAVDAGLGELGRTNRLITPEYGPAVRLAKVITDLPMACDKPISFGLLEFCKVCKRCAEACPSKALSFKDEPDFEVQGEWNNPGHQAWFENAPECLAYWQESTSGCSICLVVCPWAKKDKTMIHSIVKASSAKFSSLDRFYTFMDRAFGYGEKRDPAKWWYLDLPEYGIDTTMGKE